The nucleotide window GCGACGGTGCTGATTCTCGTGGCCGATGCCTTGCTGGACTCGAATAGCTATGGGGCGCTGCTACTTCTGGCCGTCGCGATCATCCTGCTGCAGACGGTATTCAGCGCCCTGTGGCTGCGGTGGTTGCGGTTCGGGCCGGTGGAGTGGTTGTGGCGGTGCGTGACCTGGTGGGAGTGGGCGCCGATCTGGCAGCGACGTCCGCAACCTGCGAGCCTCGGGCTGCCGCACCTCGGGTAGCGCGCTTCACGCCAGCCGCACCGGCAGGGTGAGTGGCCCCCGGTGCCGGAAACCCGATCGCCACGGGATTTCCGAGGACTCCGTGGTCAATGTCGTTGCGGGCCAGCGGGTACAGACGTAGTCGAGGGTCGCCGCCGTGACGGTGCGGATCAGGGCGGTGCCCAGGCAGGCGTGCGGGCCGTGGCCCAGGCCGAGGTGGGGGTTGCGTTTGCGGGCCAGATCCAGGGTGCTGGGCGCGTCGAACTTCGCCGGGTCGTGGTTCGCGGCGGCCAGACAGAACAGCACTGTCTGCCCCGCGCCGATGCTGTAGCGGCCCAATTGCAGGTCGGCGGTGGCGAATCGGGGGGTCGCCAGAACTTGCGGGGAGAGGTAGCGGAGCAGTTCGTCAACGGCGCGATCGGGGGCGGCGCGCAGCAACGGAACCTGGCCGGGGTTGGTCAACAAGGCGAGGATCGCGCCCGCCACCAGATCTGCCAGCACCTCGTACCAGACGAACAGGAGATAGAAGAGCACACCCTGCAACTCCTCGGCGCTCATCTCACCGCGATCGTGGGCTGCGACGAGCCGGCCGAGCACGGAGTCGGCGGTCCGGGTGCGCTCGATGGTCCCGGTAACGATGGCGCCCATCGTCTGGAGGGTTTCGCGGGCCTGCCGCAGCGGCGCACCGGCCGCGGGCAGCAGCGTCGAATTCGCCCACGCCAGTAGCGCTTCGCGGTCCGGTCCGGCCAAGCCGAGGAGTTCGCCGAGCACCGCGGCGGGCAGCGGGACGGCGAGCCGCTCGACCAGATCGACCGGGCCCGCCGAATCCAGATCTTTCAGCAGTGATTCGAGCAGTTCGGGCGTCCGCCCGGCCCACTCGTCCAGACTGCGGGGCGACAGTTCCGCAGTGAGCACTCGCCGGAGCCGCGTGTGTTCTTCGGGTTCGGTATCGAACAGCACGCCGAAGGCGGGGGGCACCGTGAACCCGCGATAGTCCCGCGTGCCGGCATAGCTGGTGCTGGTGGCCAGCCGGTCATCGCGCAGACCCGCGCGCACATCGGCATACCCGGTCACCAGCCAGGCCGGGGGACCGTCGGGCGTGCGCACCCGATGCACGCCGCCGTCGCGGCGCAGCCGATCCAGCACCGGCCACGGATCCGCCGCGAAGCCGTCGTCGAAGATCTCCAGCACTACGCCCCCATTCACGTTGTCTGCCAATAAGTCTCGGCCGCGCTCGGTGCGCACCAAACTACCCCGCCCACGCCGAACCAGCACCTACCGGAGGTGTTGTCGGCGCGGCTGGGTGGAAAACGGGGCTGAGCACCGCAGACTGGTCGGTCATGGACCAGTTGGTGCTGATGTTCACGCTGCTGTTCGCGACGATTCTGGCCGAGCCGCTGGCACGGCGGATCGGAGTCGCATCACCGGTCCTGATGACGCTGTTCGGGTGCGTGGTGGCGTTGATTCCGATGGCCCCGCGCATTCACCTCCCACCGCATCTGATTCTGCCGCTGGTGTTGCCGCCGCTGCTGTACGCGGCCGCGCGCCGGACCTCCTGGCAGCAGTTCGCCGAGAACTGGGCGCCGATCGCGCTGCGGGCGGTCGGGTTGGTGGCGGCGACGGCCGTGGCGGTGGCCGCGGTGTTCCACCATTGGTATCCGGGCGTGCCGATCGCGGCGGCGATCGCGCTGGGCGCGATTGTCGCGCCACCGGATCCGATCGCGGCGACCGCGCTGGCGAGCCGGTTGGGCTTGCCGCGCCGATTGGTCGTGGTGCTCGATGGGGAGGGGTTGTTCAACGACGCCACCGCCATCGTCATCTACAGCGTCGCCATCCAGGCGGTCGTGACCGGACACTTCTCCACCGCGCACGCGGCGGGCGAGTTCGTGGTCTCCGCGGTCGTCGCCGTGCTGGTCGGGCTGGTATTGGGCTGGGCTGGTACGAAATTGACCGAGTATCTGGAGGAAGCGTCCTGGCAGGTTGCTCTCAGCCTGCTGCTGCCCTTCGCCGCCTATGGGTTCGCCGAGGCGTGGCAAGGGTCCGGGGTGCTCGCGGTGCTGGTGTGCGCGCTGTATCTGACCGACGCCGTCACCGATATCGGCGATCGCGACTACCGGCTGGTCGGGGATTCGTTCTGGGAGATCACCGAAATGCTGCTGGCCGGTTTCGCTTTCGGCCTGATCGGCCTGGAGTTGGGCACGGTGCTGGAGGCCACCGGGCACGATTGGCCGCGGTTGCTCGGAGTCGCGGGCGCAGTGATCGCGGTGGTGGTCGTCCTGCGGCTGGTCTGGCTGATGGCCACCTGGGCGATCGGCCAGGGCTGGTGGCGGCGCCTCGACGCCGACGAGCCCTACACCTGGCGCGAAACCATCGTCACCTGGTGGGCGGGAATGCGTGGCGTCGCGAGTGTCGCTCTGGCGCTGGCCATTCCGCTGCTCACCGATGCCGGCG belongs to Nocardia sp. XZ_19_385 and includes:
- a CDS encoding cytochrome P450, producing MADNVNGGVVLEIFDDGFAADPWPVLDRLRRDGGVHRVRTPDGPPAWLVTGYADVRAGLRDDRLATSTSYAGTRDYRGFTVPPAFGVLFDTEPEEHTRLRRVLTAELSPRSLDEWAGRTPELLESLLKDLDSAGPVDLVERLAVPLPAAVLGELLGLAGPDREALLAWANSTLLPAAGAPLRQARETLQTMGAIVTGTIERTRTADSVLGRLVAAHDRGEMSAEELQGVLFYLLFVWYEVLADLVAGAILALLTNPGQVPLLRAAPDRAVDELLRYLSPQVLATPRFATADLQLGRYSIGAGQTVLFCLAAANHDPAKFDAPSTLDLARKRNPHLGLGHGPHACLGTALIRTVTAATLDYVCTRWPATTLTTESSEIPWRSGFRHRGPLTLPVRLA
- a CDS encoding Na+/H+ antiporter; the encoded protein is MDQLVLMFTLLFATILAEPLARRIGVASPVLMTLFGCVVALIPMAPRIHLPPHLILPLVLPPLLYAAARRTSWQQFAENWAPIALRAVGLVAATAVAVAAVFHHWYPGVPIAAAIALGAIVAPPDPIAATALASRLGLPRRLVVVLDGEGLFNDATAIVIYSVAIQAVVTGHFSTAHAAGEFVVSAVVAVLVGLVLGWAGTKLTEYLEEASWQVALSLLLPFAAYGFAEAWQGSGVLAVLVCALYLTDAVTDIGDRDYRLVGDSFWEITEMLLAGFAFGLIGLELGTVLEATGHDWPRLLGVAGAVIAVVVVLRLVWLMATWAIGQGWWRRLDADEPYTWRETIVTWWAGMRGVASVALALAIPLLTDAGAQFPGRTEILFTAFAVVLFTLLVQGPTLPLVVRLTGVHADTRAERELERALWERVMRAQMTKLKELAASENLPDELYEGMREQFRQRMARADPQAADEEDARAQAMQDMQVMRKVREEIVEAGRHEALAARREPGMPPDVVDRVTRRLDLGRAKPG